In Armatimonadota bacterium, the following proteins share a genomic window:
- a CDS encoding TatD family hydrolase, with translation MFDSHVHLDDPAFDADRDAVLRRAREAGVRGCVTVGSDVASSRTAVALAERYPDVYAAVAIHPHQAGDAGPDALAHLRALLAHPRVVAVGETGLDYARNEVPRDVQREAFVAHLRLSRETRRPVIVHCRAAWDDVCTLLARERPPGVVLHAFSGSPELAADAARRGYMVSLAGPVTFPTARVPVEVVRVVPLEMLLVETDSPVLAPQPWRGRRNEPAFLEAVVRRIAEIRGMDPAEVARITTDNARRVFGLPADGEGR, from the coding sequence ATGTTCGACTCCCACGTGCACCTGGACGATCCGGCCTTTGACGCCGACAGGGACGCCGTGCTCCGGCGGGCCCGGGAGGCCGGCGTGCGCGGGTGCGTGACCGTGGGGTCCGACGTGGCCAGCAGTCGCACGGCGGTGGCTCTGGCCGAGCGGTACCCGGACGTCTACGCTGCCGTGGCCATCCACCCCCATCAGGCCGGCGACGCCGGTCCCGATGCGCTGGCCCACCTGCGCGCGCTGCTGGCTCACCCCCGGGTGGTGGCCGTCGGCGAGACGGGCCTGGATTACGCCCGCAACGAGGTCCCGCGGGACGTCCAGCGGGAAGCCTTCGTGGCCCACCTGCGCCTGAGCCGGGAGACCCGGCGGCCGGTGATCGTGCACTGTCGGGCCGCGTGGGACGACGTCTGCACCCTGCTGGCCCGGGAACGCCCGCCCGGTGTCGTGCTCCACGCGTTTTCGGGCTCGCCCGAACTGGCCGCCGACGCGGCCCGCCGGGGCTACATGGTCTCTCTGGCCGGCCCGGTGACCTTTCCCACGGCGCGCGTCCCGGTGGAGGTCGTCCGGGTGGTGCCTCTGGAGATGCTGCTGGTGGAAACCGACTCCCCGGTCCTCGCCCCGCAGCCCTGGCGCGGGCGGCGCAACGAGCCGGCGTTCCTGGAGGCCGTGGTGCGGCGCATTGCCGAGATCCGCGGAATGGATCCGGCCGAGGTGGCCCGCATCACCACGGACAACGCCCGGCGGGTGTTCGGCCTGCCGGCGGACGGGGAGGGACGATGA
- the metG gene encoding methionine--tRNA ligase yields MRGGRFYITTAIDYVNASPHIGHAYEKIIADVLARFHRLRGEEVRFLTGTDEHGQKNFTSAAAAGKDVRQFVDENAARFRALADQLHLSIDDFIRTTEPRHHRGVAALWRRVAAHGDFYRKNYQALYCVGHEAFVTRSDLVDGRCPVHDAEPIVIEEENYFFRLSRYRGALRRLFEERPDFVVPSSRYGEMLNLIDTLEDISVSRPVEKLSWGIPVPDDPTHVIYVWFDALTNYISALGFGAGEPAEEEFRRWWPHSHHLIGKDINRFHSLLWPAMLLSAGLEPPRQILVHGFITVEGQKISKTLGNVIDPVAVARELADASGAAVDVCVDAIRYFLLREIPFGEDGDFSRTGLVHRFNADLANDYGNLLHRTLPQVERHFGGQVPAAGPSTAAEERLRQTATEVAEAVDRAVDRRDFKGALEEIWRLLGAANKYIDEEAPWQAVRADPRRAGTVLYHTLEAVRVATILLSAWMPVAAARVWDQLGIPAPLSSQRLDDARRWGGLPSGVRVRPAAPVFPRIEARVAVEARPPSPGPQGPTGAEAGAGGPEAATVTIDDFRRLDIRVGTVLSAARVPGTDKLIEVKVDIGREVRTLVTGLIPHYQPEDLVGRRIIVLANLQPRRVRGVTSQGMLLAAEWDGQVALLTVDRDAPTGARIS; encoded by the coding sequence GTGAGGGGAGGACGGTTCTACATCACCACCGCCATTGACTACGTGAACGCCAGCCCTCACATCGGGCACGCCTACGAGAAGATCATCGCCGACGTGCTGGCGCGGTTTCACCGGCTGCGGGGGGAGGAAGTGCGCTTTCTCACCGGCACCGACGAGCACGGCCAGAAGAATTTCACGTCGGCGGCGGCCGCGGGGAAGGACGTCCGGCAGTTCGTGGACGAGAACGCCGCCCGGTTCCGGGCGCTCGCCGACCAGCTGCACCTGTCCATCGACGACTTCATCCGCACCACCGAGCCGCGCCACCACCGCGGGGTGGCAGCCCTGTGGCGGCGGGTGGCGGCCCACGGCGACTTCTACCGCAAGAACTACCAGGCGCTGTACTGCGTGGGCCACGAGGCCTTCGTGACCCGCAGCGACCTGGTGGACGGGCGCTGCCCGGTGCACGACGCGGAACCCATCGTCATTGAAGAAGAGAACTACTTCTTCCGGCTGTCCCGCTACCGCGGGGCGCTGCGGCGGCTGTTCGAGGAGCGCCCGGACTTCGTCGTGCCCTCCTCCCGGTACGGGGAGATGCTGAACCTCATCGACACCCTCGAGGACATCTCGGTGTCGCGGCCGGTGGAGAAGCTGTCCTGGGGCATTCCCGTGCCCGACGATCCCACCCACGTCATCTACGTCTGGTTCGACGCCCTCACCAACTACATCTCCGCCCTGGGGTTCGGGGCCGGCGAGCCCGCCGAGGAGGAGTTCCGGCGCTGGTGGCCCCACAGCCACCACCTCATCGGGAAGGACATCAACCGGTTCCACTCGCTCCTGTGGCCGGCCATGCTCCTGTCGGCGGGGCTGGAACCACCCCGGCAGATCCTCGTCCACGGCTTCATCACGGTGGAGGGCCAGAAGATCAGCAAGACCCTGGGCAACGTGATCGATCCGGTGGCGGTGGCCCGGGAGCTGGCCGACGCCTCGGGAGCGGCCGTGGATGTGTGCGTGGACGCCATCCGGTACTTCCTGCTGCGGGAGATCCCCTTCGGCGAGGACGGGGACTTCAGCCGCACCGGGCTGGTCCACCGGTTCAACGCCGACCTGGCCAACGACTACGGCAACCTGCTGCACCGGACGCTGCCGCAGGTGGAGCGCCACTTCGGCGGCCAGGTGCCCGCCGCGGGGCCGTCCACGGCGGCGGAGGAGCGGCTACGGCAGACGGCCACCGAGGTGGCGGAGGCGGTGGACCGGGCGGTGGACCGCCGGGATTTCAAGGGTGCCCTGGAGGAGATCTGGCGGCTGCTGGGCGCGGCCAACAAGTACATCGACGAGGAGGCGCCCTGGCAGGCGGTGCGGGCAGACCCGCGACGGGCCGGTACGGTGCTCTACCACACCCTGGAGGCCGTCCGGGTGGCCACCATCCTGCTGTCGGCGTGGATGCCGGTGGCGGCCGCCCGGGTGTGGGACCAGCTGGGGATTCCCGCGCCCCTGTCGTCGCAGCGCCTGGACGACGCCCGGCGGTGGGGCGGCCTGCCTTCGGGGGTCCGGGTGCGGCCCGCGGCGCCGGTCTTCCCCCGCATCGAGGCCCGGGTCGCCGTCGAGGCCCGCCCTCCGTCGCCGGGACCGCAGGGACCGACCGGCGCGGAGGCCGGGGCCGGAGGTCCGGAGGCCGCCACCGTGACCATCGACGACTTTCGCCGGCTGGACATCCGGGTGGGCACGGTCCTGTCGGCCGCGCGGGTGCCCGGAACCGACAAGCTGATCGAGGTGAAGGTGGACATCGGCCGGGAGGTCCGCACGCTGGTCACCGGGCTCATCCCGCACTACCAGCCCGAGGACCTGGTGGGACGGCGGATCATCGTCCTGGCCAACCTGCAGCCCCGGCGCGTCCGCGGCGTCACGTCCCAGGGCATGCTGCTGGCGGCGGAGTGGGACGGGCAGGTGGCGCTGCTCACGGTGGACCGGGACGCCCCCACGGGAGCCCGCATCAGCTAG
- a CDS encoding dihydrodipicolinate synthase family protein, translated as MTRLRGIIPPMVTLFDRDGRLDLDAAEAHVEFLLRGGVHGVFVLGSTGEVMHLTPDERRTLAERVVRAVGGRVPVLVGCASTSTEEAVALARHAQQIGADGVVVLPPYYWPPSDAAIEAHIGAVARAVDLPVVIYNFPAVVGRNISPALVRRLVDAYPTVLGIKETVDSVGHVHEVLAAVKPARPEFSVLCGYEFHLLNTLLSGGDGAIPAVANFAPHLPVQVYAAVQEGRLADAAALVRRRLGLAALYHLDAPFFVVIKEAMVLLGLIPHATVRLPAVPLSDAGRERLRALLAQAGLL; from the coding sequence GTGACGCGACTGAGAGGGATCATTCCCCCCATGGTGACCCTGTTCGACCGCGACGGGCGCCTGGACCTCGACGCCGCCGAGGCGCACGTGGAGTTCCTGCTGCGCGGCGGCGTGCACGGCGTGTTCGTTCTGGGCAGCACCGGTGAGGTGATGCACCTGACGCCCGACGAACGCCGGACGCTGGCCGAGCGGGTGGTCCGCGCCGTGGGCGGCCGCGTGCCGGTCCTGGTGGGGTGCGCCAGCACGTCCACCGAGGAAGCTGTGGCCCTGGCCCGCCACGCCCAGCAGATCGGCGCCGACGGGGTGGTGGTCCTGCCCCCCTACTACTGGCCGCCGTCCGACGCCGCCATCGAGGCCCACATCGGCGCCGTGGCACGGGCGGTGGACCTCCCGGTCGTCATCTACAACTTTCCGGCCGTGGTGGGACGGAACATCTCCCCCGCCCTGGTGAGGCGGCTGGTGGACGCGTACCCCACGGTCCTGGGCATCAAGGAGACGGTGGACAGCGTCGGCCACGTTCATGAGGTCCTGGCGGCGGTCAAGCCCGCGCGGCCGGAGTTCAGCGTCCTGTGCGGGTACGAGTTCCACCTGCTCAACACGCTGCTGTCGGGCGGCGACGGCGCCATTCCGGCGGTGGCCAACTTCGCGCCGCACCTGCCGGTGCAGGTCTACGCGGCCGTGCAGGAGGGCCGCCTGGCGGACGCCGCCGCCCTGGTGCGCCGCCGCCTGGGGCTGGCGGCCCTGTACCACCTGGATGCGCCGTTCTTCGTGGTGATCAAGGAAGCGATGGTGCTGCTGGGGTTGATCCCCCACGCCACGGTCCGGCTCCCGGCCGTCCCGCTGTCCGACGCCGGGCGGGAGCGCCTGCGGGCCCTGCTGGCCCAGGCCGGGCTCCTGTAA
- a CDS encoding DUF2007 domain-containing protein gives MVLPRWIGPARDYVSVYQAGSEAEALLVVEILAQAGIPAAARSRQVPGYGEVIRRASGVWGDVLVPAGREEEARRSLAEYLRVMEEGGR, from the coding sequence ATGGTCCTGCCCCGGTGGATCGGGCCCGCGCGCGACTACGTCTCGGTCTACCAGGCCGGCAGCGAGGCCGAGGCGCTGCTGGTGGTGGAGATTCTCGCGCAGGCCGGCATCCCCGCCGCCGCCCGCAGCCGCCAGGTGCCGGGCTACGGCGAGGTCATCCGCCGGGCGTCGGGGGTGTGGGGCGACGTGCTGGTGCCGGCGGGCCGGGAGGAGGAAGCCCGCCGATCTCTGGCCGAGTACCTGCGGGTGATGGAGGAGGGAGGTCGGTGA
- the rsmI gene encoding 16S rRNA (cytidine(1402)-2'-O)-methyltransferase, producing the protein MGTGTLYVVATPIGNLNDITLRALEVLRSVDVIACEDTRHTRVLLDRHGIRTPLVSYHEHNEDRRAPELLARLKAGQSVALVSDAGTPVLSDPGFVLVRRAVEEGIPVVPVPGPSAITAALSVAGLPPDRFAFVGFLPRRRAQRRRLLQEVAALPWTLVAFEAPHRIQEALEDVVAVLGDRPVALVREMTKTFEQVIRGRASEVLAAVRERPPRGELTLVVGGAPPAAAPGAAEAVRALLQAGRSVREAAQEVARTCGLSRREAYRLALEAAGRRVPGRDPPGR; encoded by the coding sequence ATGGGGACCGGCACCCTGTACGTGGTGGCCACGCCCATCGGAAACCTGAACGACATCACCCTGCGGGCGCTGGAGGTTCTGCGGAGCGTGGACGTCATCGCCTGCGAGGACACCCGTCACACCCGGGTGCTGCTGGACCGCCACGGGATCCGCACGCCGCTGGTGAGCTACCACGAGCACAACGAGGACCGGCGCGCCCCGGAACTGCTGGCCCGCCTGAAGGCCGGCCAGTCGGTGGCCCTGGTGAGCGACGCGGGCACGCCCGTGCTCTCCGACCCCGGGTTCGTCCTGGTGCGTCGGGCCGTGGAAGAGGGTATCCCGGTGGTGCCCGTGCCCGGGCCCAGCGCCATCACCGCCGCCCTGTCGGTGGCCGGGCTGCCGCCCGACCGGTTTGCGTTCGTGGGCTTCCTGCCCCGCCGGCGCGCCCAGCGGCGCCGCCTGCTGCAGGAGGTGGCGGCCCTGCCGTGGACTCTGGTGGCATTTGAAGCGCCCCACCGGATCCAGGAGGCGCTGGAGGACGTGGTGGCCGTGCTGGGCGACCGGCCGGTGGCGCTGGTGCGGGAGATGACCAAGACGTTCGAGCAGGTGATCCGGGGCCGGGCCTCCGAGGTGCTGGCGGCGGTGCGGGAGCGGCCGCCCCGTGGGGAGCTGACGCTGGTGGTCGGCGGGGCCCCGCCGGCGGCGGCGCCCGGCGCGGCCGAGGCGGTGCGGGCCCTGCTCCAGGCCGGCCGGTCGGTCCGGGAGGCGGCGCAGGAGGTGGCGCGCACCTGCGGCCTCTCCCGCCGCGAGGCGTACCGCCTGGCCCTGGAGGCAGCCGGGCGGCGCGTTCCCGGTCGCGACCCTCCCGGGAGGTGA
- a CDS encoding TIGR00725 family protein has product MEAVIGVIGESQFSDPAHEALAEETGRLLAEAGYVLVCGGLGGVMEAACRGARRAGGLTVGILPGVDRRDANPYVTVAVATGLGQMRNVAIVLTADALIAIGGGYGTLSEIGHALRAGKPVIGLRTWEAVRAGTRAPVTVVQTPREAVEAVRAALADRR; this is encoded by the coding sequence ATGGAGGCGGTGATCGGCGTCATCGGCGAAAGCCAGTTCAGCGATCCCGCCCACGAAGCGCTGGCGGAGGAGACCGGCCGGCTGCTGGCGGAGGCGGGGTACGTGCTGGTGTGCGGAGGGCTGGGCGGGGTGATGGAGGCCGCGTGCCGGGGAGCGCGCAGAGCCGGCGGGCTGACGGTGGGGATCCTGCCGGGGGTCGACCGGCGGGACGCCAACCCCTATGTGACGGTGGCCGTGGCCACCGGCCTGGGCCAGATGCGCAACGTGGCCATCGTCCTCACGGCAGACGCCCTGATCGCCATCGGAGGCGGGTACGGCACGCTGTCGGAGATCGGCCACGCCCTGCGGGCCGGCAAGCCCGTGATCGGGTTGCGCACGTGGGAGGCCGTGCGGGCCGGCACGCGGGCGCCCGTCACCGTGGTGCAGACGCCCCGGGAGGCGGTGGAGGCGGTCCGGGCGGCGCTGGCGGACCGCCGGTAG
- a CDS encoding DUF1998 domain-containing protein encodes MDARAILDDLKRRRDYAGQIVCERYLPPRRAQYADLSPPLPEPLAAALRRQGIERLYTHQVEAIQAVRRGEHTVVVTGTASGKTLCYTLPVLETLLADPLARALYLFPTKALAQDQVDALAGFDLPEAAAATYDGDTPPRQRSRIREEARIILTNPDMLHLGILPQHRRWAGLFRSLRYVVVDDLHIYRGVFGSHVALVLRRLRRLCRLYGSSPVFVGTSATIANPGEFASHLLGVPVTVVDRDGSPRGPRWFVLWNPPLVDRARARRRSAYTEATALFTHLVRAGVRTIVFTQARKITELIYRYARAELREHAPHLADRIRSYRAGYLPAERRDIERLLFAGQLVGVVSTSALELGIDVGGLDAAILVGYPGTIASTWQRAGRAGRGTGEAVVILVALEDALDQYLMRHPDYLFERPVEHAVIDPDNPYILAAHLRCAAAEAPVSAADADVLGGRVEEVARLLEEHGDLRRRGAAWVWARRGYPAQEVEVRAASGETVRIVDPRGRVIGTVDRVRACEQVHPGAVYLHQGDSYLITDLDLERRVATAVPADVDYYTQPRTTVDVAIVRPLRQRPLGPTTAACGLVEVTTQVTACARKRLFSEEVLGEDPLDLPAQTLSTAALWWVIPHPLAADVRARGLDLAGGIHAVEHAAIGVLPLLAMCDRWDLGGVSYPAYPDLGGPTIFIYEGHPGGVGITEKGWELVDRLLQTTLEAIEACPCEAGCPSCIQSPKCGNLNEPLDKAAAVRLLRGLLRGRAAPAPGAAAVHTGRPRRHEPRPPRR; translated from the coding sequence ATGGACGCGCGGGCGATTCTGGACGACCTGAAGCGCCGCCGGGACTACGCCGGCCAGATCGTCTGCGAGCGCTACCTGCCTCCGCGGCGGGCGCAGTATGCCGACCTGTCCCCGCCGCTGCCCGAGCCGCTGGCTGCCGCCCTGCGGCGGCAGGGGATCGAGCGCCTGTACACCCACCAGGTGGAGGCCATTCAGGCCGTGCGGCGGGGGGAGCACACGGTGGTGGTCACCGGCACCGCCAGCGGCAAGACGCTGTGTTACACCCTGCCGGTCCTGGAGACGCTGCTGGCCGACCCGCTCGCCCGGGCGCTGTACCTGTTCCCCACCAAGGCGCTGGCCCAGGATCAGGTGGACGCCCTGGCCGGATTCGACCTGCCGGAGGCGGCGGCCGCCACCTACGACGGCGACACGCCCCCCCGCCAGCGGAGCCGGATCCGGGAGGAAGCCCGGATCATCCTCACCAACCCCGACATGCTCCACCTGGGCATTCTCCCCCAGCACCGCCGGTGGGCCGGCCTGTTCCGGTCCCTGCGGTACGTGGTCGTGGACGACCTGCACATCTACCGGGGGGTGTTCGGCAGCCACGTGGCGCTGGTGCTGCGCCGCCTGCGGAGGCTGTGCCGCCTGTACGGCTCCTCCCCGGTGTTCGTGGGGACGTCGGCCACCATCGCCAACCCCGGGGAGTTCGCCAGCCATCTCCTGGGCGTACCGGTGACTGTCGTCGACCGCGATGGCTCCCCCCGCGGCCCGCGGTGGTTCGTCCTGTGGAATCCGCCGCTGGTGGACCGGGCCCGCGCCCGGCGCCGCAGCGCGTACACCGAGGCCACCGCCCTGTTCACCCACCTGGTGCGCGCCGGGGTGCGGACCATCGTGTTCACCCAGGCCCGCAAGATCACCGAGCTGATCTACCGCTACGCGCGGGCCGAGCTGCGCGAGCACGCCCCCCACCTGGCCGACCGCATCCGCTCCTACCGGGCCGGCTACCTGCCCGCGGAGCGCCGCGACATCGAGAGGCTGCTGTTCGCCGGCCAGCTGGTGGGCGTGGTCAGCACCAGCGCCCTGGAACTGGGCATCGACGTGGGCGGCCTGGACGCCGCCATCCTGGTGGGTTATCCGGGCACCATCGCCAGCACCTGGCAGCGGGCGGGGCGGGCCGGGCGCGGCACCGGGGAGGCCGTGGTGATCCTGGTGGCCCTGGAGGACGCCCTGGACCAGTACCTCATGCGCCACCCCGACTACCTCTTCGAGCGGCCGGTGGAGCACGCGGTGATCGACCCGGACAACCCCTACATTCTGGCCGCCCACCTGCGCTGCGCGGCCGCCGAAGCGCCCGTGAGCGCGGCCGACGCCGACGTGCTGGGGGGACGGGTGGAGGAGGTGGCCCGGCTGCTGGAGGAGCACGGCGACCTGCGCCGCCGCGGCGCCGCCTGGGTGTGGGCGCGCCGGGGATACCCGGCCCAGGAGGTGGAGGTGCGCGCGGCGTCGGGAGAGACCGTCCGCATTGTGGACCCGCGGGGGAGGGTGATCGGCACCGTGGACAGGGTGCGGGCGTGCGAGCAGGTGCACCCCGGCGCCGTCTACCTGCACCAGGGCGACTCCTACCTGATCACCGACCTGGACCTGGAGCGCCGGGTGGCCACCGCGGTGCCCGCCGACGTCGACTACTACACGCAGCCCCGGACCACCGTCGACGTGGCCATCGTGCGGCCGCTGCGCCAGCGGCCCCTGGGCCCCACCACCGCCGCATGCGGGCTGGTGGAGGTGACCACCCAGGTGACCGCCTGCGCCCGCAAGCGCCTGTTCAGCGAGGAGGTCCTGGGGGAGGACCCCCTGGACCTGCCCGCCCAGACCCTTTCCACCGCCGCGCTGTGGTGGGTCATCCCGCACCCCCTGGCGGCCGACGTCCGCGCCCGGGGGCTGGATCTGGCGGGGGGCATCCACGCGGTGGAGCATGCGGCCATCGGGGTCCTGCCGCTGCTGGCCATGTGCGACCGGTGGGACCTGGGCGGGGTGTCCTACCCGGCCTACCCCGATCTGGGCGGGCCCACCATCTTCATCTATGAAGGACACCCGGGAGGCGTGGGGATTACCGAGAAGGGATGGGAGCTGGTGGACCGGCTGCTGCAGACGACCCTGGAGGCGATCGAGGCGTGCCCGTGCGAGGCGGGCTGCCCGTCGTGCATCCAGTCCCCCAAGTGCGGCAACCTCAACGAGCCTCTGGACAAGGCCGCCGCGGTGCGGCTGCTGCGAGGATTGCTGCGCGGCCGGGCGGCCCCCGCGCCCGGCGCCGCGGCGGTCCACACGGGGCGCCCGCGCCGCCACGAGCCCCGCCCGCCCCGGCGGTGA
- the mgtE gene encoding magnesium transporter, translated as MSQPATLPDLATLRALPPRDLADTLLALSPAELGALFERFGDEAMAELVGELDPRDAARLIRKLSRPAAADLLEEMAPDEAADVVEELPPEQAEPLLTEVEPEVAREIRELLAYPPESAGGMMTPQYVAISPDLTADEALAHLRRLAEEAEVVYYVYVTDPATRRLLGVLSLRNLVLSRPTTPVRDLMIREVIRVRADAPREEAARLLDRHHLIALPVVDEQDRLLGVITADDAADVLLEEAGEDLERVGGAQPLDEPYITASPLTLARKRVGWLLLLFVAEAYTGTVLRHFADELERVVALAFFIPLLIGTGGNTGSQVVTTVVRAMAMGEVRMRDAFRVWRKEVATAVLLGAAMAAAALLRARLLGVAPEVGLTVALAAAAIVLWAATVAGLLPLVLRRLGVDPAVVSAPLIATLVDGTGLVIYFEVARRVLGL; from the coding sequence ATGTCCCAGCCCGCGACCCTGCCCGACCTGGCGACCCTGCGGGCCCTGCCGCCCCGGGACCTGGCCGATACGCTGCTCGCCCTGTCCCCCGCCGAGCTGGGCGCGCTGTTCGAGCGGTTCGGGGATGAGGCCATGGCCGAGCTGGTGGGCGAGCTGGACCCGCGCGACGCCGCCCGCCTGATCCGCAAGCTCAGCCGCCCGGCGGCGGCCGACCTGCTGGAGGAGATGGCGCCCGACGAGGCGGCCGACGTGGTCGAGGAGCTGCCGCCCGAGCAGGCCGAGCCGCTGCTCACCGAGGTCGAACCCGAAGTCGCCCGGGAGATCCGGGAACTGCTGGCCTACCCGCCCGAGAGCGCCGGGGGGATGATGACTCCCCAGTACGTGGCCATCTCCCCGGACCTGACCGCCGACGAGGCGCTGGCGCACCTGCGGCGGCTGGCCGAAGAGGCGGAAGTGGTCTACTACGTCTACGTCACCGATCCCGCGACCCGCCGGCTGCTGGGCGTCCTGTCCCTGCGCAACCTGGTCCTCAGCCGTCCCACCACCCCGGTCCGCGACCTGATGATCCGGGAGGTGATCCGGGTGCGGGCGGACGCCCCCCGGGAGGAGGCGGCGCGCCTGCTGGACCGGCACCACCTGATCGCGTTGCCGGTGGTGGACGAGCAGGACCGGCTGCTGGGGGTGATCACCGCCGACGACGCGGCCGACGTCCTGCTGGAGGAGGCCGGGGAGGACCTGGAGCGCGTGGGCGGCGCGCAGCCGCTGGACGAGCCCTACATCACCGCGTCGCCCCTCACCCTGGCCCGCAAGCGGGTGGGCTGGCTGCTGTTGCTGTTCGTGGCCGAGGCCTACACCGGCACGGTCCTGCGCCACTTTGCCGACGAGCTGGAGCGGGTGGTGGCGCTGGCGTTCTTCATCCCCCTGCTCATCGGCACCGGCGGAAACACCGGCTCCCAGGTGGTGACCACGGTCGTCCGGGCCATGGCCATGGGGGAGGTGAGGATGCGGGACGCATTCCGGGTGTGGCGCAAGGAGGTGGCCACGGCGGTGCTGCTGGGGGCGGCCATGGCCGCGGCCGCCCTGCTCCGGGCCCGCCTGCTGGGGGTTGCCCCGGAGGTGGGCCTGACGGTGGCCCTGGCCGCCGCGGCGATTGTCCTGTGGGCTGCCACGGTGGCCGGGTTGCTGCCCCTGGTCCTGCGGCGGCTGGGCGTGGACCCCGCCGTGGTGTCCGCGCCGCTCATCGCCACCCTGGTGGATGGGACAGGCCTGGTGATCTACTTTGAGGTGGCGCGCCGGGTGCTGGGTCTGTGA
- a CDS encoding M20/M25/M40 family metallo-hydrolase: protein MTDLFAYIDAHRQQFIERLQWLCRQPSIAAQQVGLRETAQMVADLMARVGLRPRLYDTGGAPVVVGEAGDGPRTLLIYNHYDVQPPDPVEEWESPPFAAEIRDGKLYARGAADNKGNLVARLCAVEAWLATRGRLPLRVRFVVEGEEEVSSAHLHEFVRRHPDLLQADGCLWEAGGKDLQENLGIYMGAKGILYIELEARGANRDLHSSQATIVPNPAWRLVWALATFKDRHENILIDGFYDEVVEPTPEEMEHLRRLAAVRDDDLRRRDLGLDQFLLGVTGLQLVKRNLYQPTCTICGLSAGYTGPGSKTVLPHRAIAKVDFRLVPDQRPEDIFEKVTRHLAQHGFADIQVRLLGAERPARTPVDSPLARAVVETAREVYGRDPVVSPLMAATGPMYELAAQFGTPAVGAGCGYAHSNAHAPNENIRLDDFIQHVKHVALLFERFAGAEPSRPPG, encoded by the coding sequence ATGACCGACCTGTTCGCCTACATCGACGCGCATCGCCAGCAGTTCATCGAGCGCCTGCAGTGGTTGTGCCGCCAGCCCAGCATCGCCGCCCAGCAGGTGGGGCTGCGGGAAACCGCCCAGATGGTGGCGGACCTGATGGCCCGCGTGGGCCTGCGCCCCCGCCTGTATGACACCGGGGGAGCGCCGGTGGTGGTCGGGGAGGCGGGCGACGGTCCCCGCACGTTGCTGATCTACAACCACTACGACGTGCAGCCTCCCGACCCGGTGGAGGAGTGGGAGTCCCCTCCCTTTGCCGCCGAGATCCGGGACGGCAAGCTGTACGCCCGCGGTGCCGCCGACAACAAGGGGAACCTGGTGGCCCGCCTGTGCGCGGTGGAGGCCTGGCTGGCCACCCGGGGGCGCCTGCCCCTGCGGGTGCGCTTTGTGGTGGAAGGGGAGGAGGAGGTGTCGTCGGCGCACCTGCACGAGTTCGTGCGGCGCCACCCCGACCTGCTGCAGGCCGACGGGTGCCTGTGGGAGGCCGGCGGCAAGGACCTGCAGGAGAACCTGGGCATCTACATGGGCGCCAAGGGCATCCTGTACATCGAGCTGGAGGCCCGGGGCGCCAACCGCGACCTCCACAGCAGTCAGGCCACCATCGTCCCCAACCCCGCCTGGCGCCTGGTGTGGGCGCTGGCCACCTTCAAGGACCGGCACGAGAACATCCTCATCGACGGCTTCTACGACGAGGTGGTGGAGCCGACCCCCGAGGAGATGGAGCATCTGCGCCGCCTGGCCGCCGTGCGGGATGACGACCTGCGCCGGCGGGACCTGGGCCTCGACCAGTTCCTGCTGGGGGTCACGGGGCTGCAGCTGGTCAAGCGCAATCTCTACCAGCCCACCTGCACCATCTGCGGTCTCTCCGCCGGCTATACCGGCCCCGGCAGCAAGACGGTCCTGCCGCACCGGGCCATCGCCAAGGTGGACTTCCGCCTGGTGCCCGACCAGCGCCCCGAGGACATCTTCGAGAAGGTCACCCGCCACCTGGCCCAGCACGGGTTCGCCGACATCCAGGTGCGCCTGCTGGGGGCCGAGCGGCCGGCCCGCACGCCCGTGGACTCGCCGCTGGCCCGCGCGGTGGTGGAGACGGCTCGCGAGGTCTACGGGCGGGACCCGGTGGTCTCTCCCCTGATGGCCGCCACCGGCCCCATGTACGAGCTGGCAGCCCAGTTCGGCACCCCCGCGGTGGGTGCGGGCTGCGGGTACGCCCACAGCAACGCCCACGCCCCCAACGAGAACATCCGCCTGGACGACTTCATCCAGCACGTCAAGCACGTGGCGCTGCTGTTCGAGCGGTTCGCCGGCGCGGAGCCGTCCCGGCCTCCGGGATAG